The Henckelia pumila isolate YLH828 unplaced genomic scaffold, ASM3356847v2 CTG_461:::fragment_3, whole genome shotgun sequence genome window below encodes:
- the LOC140872235 gene encoding probable serine/threonine-protein kinase PBL3 gives MARRTNDNWERLVAATLKRELFLKLAFAHSRESSFSSIQSDIFFDSPLHSDPPVVVSASSLPTPRSEAEILSSPNVKAFAFNELKNATRNFRPSTFLGEGEFGYFFKGWIDEHTLTPTKPGSGLVVAVKNLKLEGLQGHKEWLTQVNYLGQLHHANLVKLIGYCSEADYRLLVYEFIPRGSLDNHLFRRWSQPLSWGTRMKVAIGAARGLSFLHEAEEQVIYRDFKASNILLDGEFNAKFKLSDFGLAKAGPEGDKTHTSTEVIGTRGYAAPEYVATGRLSSKSDVYSFGVVLLELLSGRRAVDKTKVGVEQNLVEWASPYMVDKRKLFRIMDTKMEGQYPLNAAFSVAATSLRCLSNEPKLRPRMAEVLATLEKLQAR, from the exons ATGGCAAGAAGAACAAATGATAACTGGGAGCGTTTGGTTGCCGCCACTCTTAAAAGAGAGTTATTTTTGAAGCTTGCGTTTGCCCATTCAAGGGAATCCAGTTTCAGCTCCATACAATCAGATATCTTCTTTGATTCTCCTCTTCACTCTGATCCTCCTG TTGTTGTGAGTGCTTCAAGCCTTCCTACTCCAAGATCAGAAGCAGAAATTCTTTCATCGCCTAACGTAAAGGCCTTTGCTTTTAATGAGTTAAAGAATGCAACACGCAACTTTAGACCCAGCACTTTTCTTGGGGAAGGAGAATTTGGTTATTTTTTCAAAGGGTGGATTGACGAGCATACACTTACCCCTACAAAGCCCGGTTCTGGACTCGTCGTCGCTGTCAAGAATTTGAAGCTTGAGGGTTTGCAAGGCCACAAAGAGTGGTTG ACACAAGTTAATTATCTCGGCCAACTTCATCACGCCAATCTAGTTAAACTTATTGGATACTGCTCCGAGGCGGATTACCGGCTGTTGGTATACGAGTTCATTCCCAGAGGAAGTCTCGACAATCACTTGTTCAGGA GATGGTCGCAGCCCCTTTCTTGGGGGACTCGAATGAAGGTTGCAATAGGTGCAGCGAGGGGCCTTTCTTTCTTGCATGAAGCTGAAGAACAGGTCATATATAGAGATTTTAAGGCCTCTAACATTCTTCTTGATGGG GAATTCAATGCCAAGTTCAAGTTGTCCGACTTCGGTTTGGCCAAAGCAGGTCCCGAAGGCGATAAAACTCATACATCTACCGAAGTTATTGGTACGCGAGGCTATGCTGCGCCAGAATATGTCGCCACAG GGCGATTGTCATCTAAAAGCGATGTCTAcagttttggggtagttttgcTCGAACTTTTGTCTGGACGTCGTGCTGTTGATAAAACAAAAGTTGGTGTCGAGCAAAACCTAGTAGAGTGGGCGTCTCCATACATGGTTGACAAGAGAAAACTGTTCCGAATTATGGACACGAAAATGGAGGGACAATACCCTCTGAATGCAGCATTCAGTGTTGCTGCTACATCTTTGCGATGTCTAAGCAACGAGCCGAAACTCAGGCCACGCATGGCCGAGGTTTTAGCCACACTGGAAAAGCTACAAGCTCGATAA